In Paraburkholderia caribensis, a single window of DNA contains:
- a CDS encoding DNA translocase FtsK, whose amino-acid sequence MQTVVFGWFGASAVWFLPLLWRLVKSVLPGGAGLRGPGTIRLWLGFVCVLIASCTLEASLVNVQGLDGFGHGLSAGLTHLMGRVATPLVMLGLFAVSLPWLIGFRWPSFFAWANEAFGLGLSRSAREDEPRGHASRAVESAPSHSSAPINTMAPKANGRYARPTVWRPPSTTRAASATSAAVAAGEAMGMPGGSAVGSGGGVRNAGGHAAGGAQASPASVHRPGAPRPWTPAEPVAPSGWLNTDTPRAHSRDTVAPLMEAARVAATPPTVFGSTAALQSSKAAAANAGARGPSVNPAVASARSAALRGATLAQSRQTASVGAATPAAPTRRAVAPSASPGMRRDTPNLKVPAYTRANPPAQAVAPASSVQETLRSIEENAARWTTLAGASLARRTASDPAKVVDTRSMPVPADGVHAQTPSASGTAVEASMGSASAVGVSGVSGVSGVSGAAAVAAVDQAVSALEAAIATHTTPAAETVAPSESANAAERNEEAAQALVAAPSVTPSAVEQSQVAGAEPPAQTAAAEQTDSARVEPAVAPAQPSAIASDVTASAIPVEPHTQTHAAQEIEQAVATAVSEPVEPQRQAVAEQIVTQAIAQHVAAAVPTSTPSEPATSIASSGQPAAPSTQASTPAVESAPADAIATPAQLASTQFDAHETAASQPEWPAPTAVAQQPATVAHAVESATAAEAPVAPSTYIASDTASPAADEPEFAEQTETAPTPLAPWDAITQSVSLMRVASATGPTGQQAHHASVSNAPAYGEADTPREPVDASTALDGTSNETAPEAASNIVRFPGPSLVAPAPEQNAADEFEPDLTQDEPVDAQQAPPAATPPRPAVRGHSGPAFEFYAPAASHIELPALDLLAPASSDAEPVSEEKLAETGALIEQRLQEFKVPVTVVGASAGPVITRFEVEPALGVRGSQIVGLMKDLSRGLGLTSIRVVETIPGKTCMGLELPNAKRQTIRLSEILEANVYQKSASNLTLAMGKDITGHPVVTDLAKAPHMLVAGTTGSGKSVAINAMIVSLLYKATPEDVRMIMIDPKMLELSVYEGIPHLLAPVVTDMKLAANALNWCVGEMEKRYRLMSAVGVRNLQGFNQKIRDAAAKEKKIGNPFSLTPDAPEPLSPLPLIVVVIDELADLMMVAGKKIEELIARLAQKARAAGIHLILATQRPSVDVITGLIKANIPTRVAFQVSSKIDSRTILDQMGAESLLGQGDMLFLPPGTGYPQRVHGAFVADEEVHRIVEHLKQFGEPEYIEGILDGPATDGGGAQDLFGETPDAEADPLYDEAVAFVVRTRRASISAVQRQLRIGYNRAARLVEQMETAGLVSAMGINGSREVLAPGPAE is encoded by the coding sequence ATGCAAACGGTAGTTTTCGGCTGGTTCGGCGCTTCCGCCGTCTGGTTTCTTCCCCTGTTGTGGCGTCTCGTGAAGTCCGTGCTGCCGGGCGGCGCGGGCCTGCGCGGTCCCGGCACGATCCGGCTGTGGCTCGGCTTCGTCTGCGTGCTGATCGCGAGCTGCACGCTGGAGGCGTCGCTCGTCAACGTGCAGGGGCTCGACGGCTTCGGGCATGGACTGTCGGCGGGTCTCACGCATCTGATGGGGCGCGTCGCGACGCCGCTCGTGATGCTCGGCCTGTTCGCGGTTTCGCTGCCGTGGCTCATCGGTTTCAGATGGCCGTCGTTCTTCGCCTGGGCCAACGAGGCATTCGGTCTTGGCCTGTCGCGTAGCGCGCGCGAAGACGAACCGCGCGGCCACGCCTCGCGTGCCGTCGAGTCGGCGCCGTCCCATAGCAGCGCGCCGATCAATACGATGGCGCCAAAAGCCAATGGGCGTTATGCGCGGCCGACCGTGTGGCGGCCGCCTTCCACGACGCGCGCCGCGAGCGCTACGAGCGCCGCCGTCGCGGCGGGCGAAGCGATGGGCATGCCGGGTGGCTCGGCAGTGGGTAGCGGCGGCGGCGTACGCAACGCCGGCGGCCATGCGGCGGGCGGTGCGCAAGCAAGCCCCGCCTCCGTCCATCGGCCGGGCGCACCCAGGCCGTGGACGCCCGCCGAACCGGTCGCGCCCTCCGGCTGGCTCAACACCGACACGCCGCGCGCGCATTCGCGCGACACGGTGGCTCCGCTGATGGAAGCCGCGCGCGTCGCGGCCACGCCGCCGACGGTCTTCGGCAGCACGGCGGCCCTGCAATCGTCGAAAGCCGCGGCGGCCAATGCCGGGGCGCGCGGCCCGTCGGTGAATCCCGCCGTCGCGTCGGCGCGCTCGGCGGCCTTGCGCGGCGCGACGCTCGCGCAGAGCCGTCAGACGGCATCGGTCGGCGCGGCAACGCCCGCCGCGCCGACGCGGCGAGCCGTCGCGCCGTCCGCTTCGCCCGGCATGCGCCGCGACACGCCGAATCTCAAAGTGCCCGCCTACACGCGCGCCAACCCACCCGCCCAAGCCGTCGCGCCCGCGTCGAGCGTGCAGGAAACCCTGCGCAGCATCGAGGAAAACGCGGCGCGCTGGACGACCCTCGCGGGTGCGAGTCTCGCCCGGCGCACGGCGAGCGATCCGGCGAAGGTCGTCGACACGCGCAGCATGCCGGTTCCTGCCGATGGAGTGCATGCGCAGACGCCGTCCGCTAGCGGCACGGCGGTCGAGGCTTCCATGGGTTCCGCGAGCGCGGTGGGCGTATCGGGCGTGTCGGGCGTGTCGGGCGTATCGGGCGCGGCGGCCGTCGCTGCCGTCGATCAGGCCGTGTCCGCACTCGAAGCTGCCATTGCCACGCACACGACGCCCGCTGCGGAAACAGTTGCGCCTTCGGAATCAGCAAACGCAGCCGAGCGCAACGAAGAGGCGGCTCAAGCGCTTGTGGCCGCGCCATCCGTGACGCCGTCGGCTGTTGAGCAATCGCAGGTCGCGGGGGCAGAGCCGCCAGCGCAAACCGCCGCCGCCGAGCAAACGGATTCGGCTCGCGTGGAGCCCGCGGTTGCGCCCGCTCAGCCGAGCGCAATTGCCAGCGATGTGACGGCAAGCGCAATTCCCGTCGAGCCGCACACGCAGACTCACGCCGCGCAGGAGATTGAACAGGCCGTTGCAACGGCTGTGTCCGAGCCAGTTGAACCGCAACGGCAGGCCGTTGCCGAACAGATCGTGACACAAGCGATCGCGCAACACGTGGCGGCCGCTGTCCCGACCTCCACGCCGTCCGAACCGGCGACCAGCATCGCATCATCCGGGCAACCGGCGGCGCCTTCGACGCAGGCATCGACGCCCGCCGTCGAATCCGCGCCCGCCGATGCAATCGCAACGCCCGCACAACTCGCTTCGACGCAGTTCGACGCGCACGAAACGGCAGCGAGCCAGCCGGAATGGCCAGCGCCAACCGCCGTCGCGCAGCAGCCAGCGACTGTCGCTCACGCCGTCGAGTCCGCAACCGCCGCTGAAGCTCCCGTTGCGCCGTCAACATACATCGCGAGCGACACTGCCTCGCCCGCAGCGGACGAGCCCGAGTTCGCCGAACAGACTGAGACCGCCCCTACCCCGCTTGCGCCATGGGATGCGATCACGCAATCCGTGTCGCTCATGCGTGTGGCTTCGGCAACCGGTCCAACGGGACAACAGGCGCATCATGCATCGGTGTCGAACGCGCCTGCATACGGCGAAGCTGACACGCCTCGTGAACCTGTCGACGCGTCGACCGCGCTCGACGGCACATCGAACGAGACCGCACCCGAAGCAGCTTCGAACATCGTGCGCTTCCCGGGCCCGTCCCTCGTTGCGCCAGCGCCTGAACAGAACGCGGCCGACGAATTCGAGCCAGACCTGACGCAAGACGAGCCCGTCGACGCGCAACAGGCGCCGCCTGCCGCCACCCCGCCCCGCCCTGCCGTGCGCGGCCACAGCGGTCCCGCTTTCGAGTTTTACGCGCCTGCCGCCTCGCACATCGAACTGCCGGCGCTCGATCTGCTCGCGCCCGCCTCGTCCGACGCCGAGCCCGTCAGCGAAGAAAAGCTCGCCGAAACGGGCGCGCTGATCGAACAGCGCCTGCAGGAATTCAAGGTACCCGTGACGGTGGTCGGCGCATCGGCGGGACCCGTCATCACGCGCTTCGAAGTCGAGCCGGCGCTCGGCGTGCGCGGCAGCCAGATCGTCGGGCTGATGAAGGATCTGTCGCGGGGTCTCGGTCTCACGTCGATCCGCGTCGTCGAGACGATTCCCGGCAAGACCTGCATGGGTCTCGAACTGCCGAATGCCAAGCGTCAGACGATCCGTCTCTCCGAAATTCTCGAAGCCAACGTCTATCAGAAGTCCGCGTCGAATCTGACGCTGGCGATGGGCAAGGACATCACCGGCCACCCGGTCGTCACCGATCTCGCGAAGGCGCCGCACATGCTGGTCGCCGGGACGACGGGCTCGGGCAAGTCGGTGGCGATCAACGCGATGATCGTCTCGCTGCTGTACAAGGCGACGCCCGAAGATGTGCGAATGATCATGATCGATCCGAAGATGCTGGAGCTTTCCGTGTACGAAGGCATTCCGCATCTGCTCGCGCCTGTCGTGACGGACATGAAACTCGCCGCGAACGCGCTCAACTGGTGCGTCGGCGAGATGGAGAAGCGCTACCGGCTGATGTCGGCCGTCGGCGTGCGCAACCTGCAAGGCTTCAACCAGAAGATCCGCGACGCCGCCGCGAAAGAGAAGAAAATCGGCAATCCGTTCTCGCTGACGCCCGACGCGCCCGAGCCGCTGTCGCCGCTGCCGCTGATCGTCGTCGTGATCGACGAACTGGCCGACCTGATGATGGTCGCGGGCAAGAAGATCGAAGAACTGATCGCGCGGCTCGCGCAAAAGGCCCGTGCGGCGGGCATCCATCTGATTCTCGCGACGCAGCGCCCCTCCGTCGACGTGATCACGGGTCTCATCAAGGCGAACATCCCGACGCGCGTCGCGTTCCAGGTATCGTCGAAGATCGACTCGCGCACGATTCTCGACCAGATGGGCGCCGAGTCGCTGCTCGGCCAGGGCGACATGCTGTTCCTGCCGCCCGGCACCGGCTATCCGCAGCGCGTGCACGGCGCGTTCGTCGCCGACGAGGAAGTGCATCGGATCGTCGAGCATCTGAAGCAGTTCGGCGAACCGGAATACATCGAAGGGATTCTCGACGGCCCGGCGACGGATGGCGGCGGCGCGCAGGACCTCTTCGGCGAAACGCCGGATGCGGAAGCCGATCCGCTGTACGACGAAGCCGTCGCGTTCGTCGTGCGCACGCGCCGCGCGTCGATCTCGGCCGTGCAGCGGCAGTTGCGCATCGGCTATAACCGCGCGGCGCGGCTCGTCGAACAGATGGAGACGGCAGGCCTCGTGTCGGCGATGGGCATCAACGGCAGCCGCGAAGTGCTCGCGCCAGGGCCGGCGGAATGA
- a CDS encoding lactonase family protein, with the protein MVSIAATQSFAQGTTAAPADGVYDLIVGTYTGPKSEGIYVYRFDTKSGDATQVASAKTDNPSYVIASRDGRYVYSVNEQPGDNGPAGQRGGISAFGFDAKSGQLTFLNRVSSDGNDPCYLSISPDGKYLTTANYSVAANPGGSFAVFPLLADGQVGASVLTVHHEGGGPVKGRQDNAHVHSTVFSPDGNYLFAQDLGTDKLYAYRYTPDGSRGLFGPTDKRYTDVKPGSGPRHLVFSADGKYAYLTSELTATVTAFHYDDGKLTQLQVVPMTKPGFKGQVGAAAIHLSPDGRFLYASNRGDANEIVIYAVDPGNGHLREVGRQSSLGKSPREFSIDPTGQWLIVGNQNSDTAYVFRRDPQSGLLEANPKRIEIGSPVDFKWVSPS; encoded by the coding sequence ATGGTATCGATTGCCGCCACGCAGTCTTTCGCTCAAGGCACGACCGCCGCACCCGCCGACGGCGTCTACGATCTGATCGTCGGCACGTACACCGGTCCGAAGAGCGAAGGCATCTATGTCTATCGCTTCGACACGAAGTCGGGCGACGCGACACAGGTGGCGTCTGCGAAGACTGACAACCCGTCGTACGTGATCGCGTCGCGCGACGGCCGCTACGTCTATTCCGTCAACGAGCAGCCGGGCGACAACGGCCCCGCCGGGCAGCGCGGCGGCATCAGCGCGTTCGGCTTCGATGCGAAAAGCGGGCAATTAACGTTCCTGAACCGCGTGTCGTCGGACGGCAACGATCCGTGCTATCTGAGCATCTCGCCGGACGGCAAGTATCTGACGACGGCCAACTACTCGGTCGCCGCGAACCCGGGCGGCAGCTTCGCGGTGTTTCCGTTGCTGGCGGACGGCCAGGTCGGCGCGTCGGTGCTAACCGTGCATCATGAAGGCGGCGGTCCCGTGAAAGGACGCCAGGACAACGCGCACGTGCATTCGACCGTGTTCTCGCCCGACGGCAACTATCTGTTCGCGCAGGATCTCGGCACCGACAAGCTCTACGCATACCGCTACACGCCCGACGGCAGCCGCGGCCTGTTCGGCCCGACGGACAAGCGCTATACCGACGTGAAGCCCGGCTCGGGCCCGCGCCATCTGGTGTTCAGCGCCGACGGCAAATACGCGTATCTGACGAGCGAGCTGACGGCGACCGTCACGGCATTTCACTACGACGACGGCAAGCTCACGCAACTGCAGGTCGTGCCGATGACGAAACCCGGCTTCAAGGGGCAGGTAGGCGCAGCCGCGATCCATCTGTCGCCGGACGGACGCTTTCTGTACGCCAGCAATCGCGGCGATGCGAATGAAATCGTCATCTATGCGGTGGATCCCGGCAACGGCCATCTCCGGGAAGTCGGCCGGCAGTCGAGTCTTGGAAAATCTCCGCGAGAGTTCTCCATCGACCCTACGGGACAATGGCTGATCGTCGGCAATCAGAACAGCGACACGGCGTACGTGTTTCGTCGCGATCCGCAAAGCGGGCTGCTGGAAGCGAACCCGAAACGCATCGAGATCGGATCGCCTGTCGACTTCAAGTGGGTGTCGCCGTCGTGA
- a CDS encoding DUF1841 family protein, producing the protein MFNPSRDEVRRFFTDTWRKQRAGEILTPLEAIAADWIIEHPEYHAELKDAEAASAQDYSPERGQTNPFLHLSMHLAISEQLSIDQPPGIRAAHDRLAARLGSTHDAQHAIMECLGETIWEAQRTNTPPDTDAYLQRIERRASRD; encoded by the coding sequence ATGTTCAATCCCAGCCGCGACGAAGTCCGCCGTTTTTTCACCGACACCTGGCGCAAGCAGCGCGCGGGTGAAATCCTGACGCCGCTCGAAGCGATCGCCGCCGACTGGATCATCGAGCATCCCGAGTATCACGCCGAACTCAAGGACGCCGAAGCCGCCTCGGCGCAGGATTACTCGCCCGAACGCGGGCAGACCAATCCGTTCCTGCATCTGTCCATGCATCTGGCGATCAGCGAGCAACTGTCGATCGATCAGCCGCCCGGCATTCGCGCCGCGCACGACCGGCTCGCCGCGCGCCTCGGCTCCACGCACGACGCGCAGCACGCGATCATGGAGTGTCTGGGCGAAACGATCTGGGAAGCGCAGCGCACCAACACGCCGCCCGATACGGACGCCTATCTGCAGCGCATCGAGCGCCGCGCGTCGCGCGACTGA
- the nth gene encoding endonuclease III, translated as MNATKRRAIYDTLQSLNPHPTTELEYSTPFELLIAVMLSAQATDVSVNKAMRRMFPVANTPQKVFDLGEEGVADYIKTIGLYRTKAKNVIATCRILLDQYGGEVPDAREALESLPGVGRKTANVVLNTAFGQPTIAVDTHIFRVANRTGLAPGKDVRAVELALEKFTPAEFLQDAHHWLILHGRYVCKARRPECWHCVIEPLCEFKPKTPPPDL; from the coding sequence ATGAACGCGACCAAACGACGGGCGATCTACGACACGCTCCAGAGCCTGAACCCGCATCCGACGACCGAACTGGAATACTCGACGCCGTTCGAGTTGCTGATCGCCGTGATGTTGTCGGCGCAAGCAACGGACGTCTCGGTGAACAAGGCGATGCGCCGGATGTTCCCCGTCGCGAATACGCCGCAGAAGGTGTTCGACCTCGGCGAAGAAGGCGTCGCCGACTACATCAAGACGATCGGCCTGTATCGCACGAAGGCGAAGAACGTGATCGCCACGTGCCGCATCCTGCTCGACCAGTACGGCGGCGAAGTGCCCGACGCGCGCGAAGCGCTGGAGAGCCTGCCGGGCGTCGGCCGAAAGACGGCGAACGTCGTGCTCAACACGGCGTTCGGCCAGCCGACCATCGCCGTCGATACCCACATCTTTCGGGTTGCCAACCGAACCGGGCTCGCGCCAGGCAAGGACGTGCGCGCCGTCGAACTGGCGCTGGAAAAATTCACGCCCGCCGAGTTCCTGCAGGACGCGCATCACTGGCTGATTCTGCACGGACGCTATGTGTGCAAGGCGCGCCGGCCGGAATGCTGGCATTGCGTCATCGAGCCGCTGTGCGAATTCAAGCCGAAGACGCCGCCGCCCGATCTGTGA
- a CDS encoding c-type cytochrome — MNKFVGKHVVVAAMSVAAGFAATLAATAQAADIVGDAKAGQGKVAMCIGCHGIPDYRTAYPEVYRVPMLGGQNRTYLENALHAYKKGDRHFDTMHAIAVTLTDQDIADIAAYYSVQTASSKNNPDK, encoded by the coding sequence ATGAACAAATTCGTTGGCAAACATGTCGTGGTCGCTGCCATGTCGGTGGCCGCGGGTTTTGCGGCAACTTTGGCGGCAACTGCGCAGGCAGCGGATATCGTGGGCGACGCCAAGGCGGGCCAGGGCAAGGTCGCGATGTGTATCGGCTGTCACGGTATTCCCGACTACCGCACGGCTTATCCCGAGGTGTACCGGGTGCCGATGCTGGGCGGCCAGAACCGGACCTACCTCGAAAACGCGCTGCATGCGTACAAAAAGGGCGACCGCCATTTCGACACAATGCACGCAATTGCCGTGACGCTGACCGACCAGGACATCGCCGACATCGCCGCGTATTACTCGGTGCAGACGGCCTCTTCGAAGAATAATCCCGACAAATGA
- a CDS encoding TetR family transcriptional regulator, protein MNQPKIKRDPEGTRRRILLAAAEEFANGGLFGARVDQIARRAETNERMLYYYFGSKEQLFTAVLEHAFSALTEAERTLDLAGVAPVEAVTRLAHFVWDYYRDHPELLRLVNNENLHEARYMQKSTRIREMISPIVATLGSILERGQRAGLFRTNVDPLRFYVTLSGMGYYIVSNRFTLEATLGRDFSAAAERSEVIQMNTEILLAYLMRR, encoded by the coding sequence ATGAATCAGCCGAAAATCAAAAGAGATCCTGAAGGCACCCGTCGCCGCATTCTGCTCGCGGCGGCCGAAGAGTTCGCGAATGGTGGGTTGTTCGGCGCACGCGTCGACCAGATCGCCCGCCGCGCGGAGACCAATGAACGCATGCTCTACTACTACTTCGGTAGCAAGGAGCAGCTTTTCACGGCAGTCCTCGAACACGCGTTCAGCGCGCTCACGGAAGCCGAGCGCACGCTCGATCTCGCAGGCGTCGCGCCTGTCGAGGCAGTCACGCGGCTCGCGCATTTCGTGTGGGATTACTATCGCGATCACCCCGAATTGCTGAGACTCGTGAACAACGAGAATCTGCACGAGGCGCGCTATATGCAGAAGTCCACGCGCATTCGCGAAATGATCTCGCCGATCGTTGCCACACTGGGCTCGATACTCGAGCGCGGCCAGCGCGCCGGGCTGTTTCGCACGAACGTCGATCCGCTGCGCTTCTATGTGACGCTGTCGGGGATGGGCTACTACATCGTGTCGAACCGCTTCACGCTCGAGGCCACACTGGGCCGCGACTTCAGCGCGGCCGCCGAGCGCAGCGAAGTGATCCAGATGAACACCGAAATCCTGCTCGCGTATCTGATGCGCCGCTAA
- a CDS encoding DUF3096 domain-containing protein yields the protein MNIHLTLGPLVALIAGILILIVPRLLNFIVALYLIIIGLIGLFGVGGTAHF from the coding sequence ATGAACATCCATCTCACGCTCGGCCCGCTCGTCGCGCTGATCGCCGGCATTCTCATTCTGATCGTGCCGCGTTTGCTCAACTTCATCGTCGCGCTTTATCTGATCATCATTGGGCTGATCGGGCTGTTCGGCGTCGGCGGCACGGCGCACTTCTGA
- a CDS encoding polyhydroxyalkanoate depolymerase, which produces MLYQIHEFQRALLSPLTAWAQAASKSFANPASPLAYVPGATRLSAGYELLYRLGKDYEKPEFNLHQIVKDGHNIPIVEQTIVEKPFCRLMRFKRYSDDSDAVTQLKEEPVVLVCAPLSGHHSTLLRDTVKTLLQDHKVYITDWIDARMVPIEDGTFDLDDYIAYIQEFIRHIGAKNLHVISVCQPTVPVLAAISLMASRGEDTPRTMTMMGGPIDARKSPTAVNSLATQHSIEWFENNVIYNVPPNYPGFGRKVYPGFLQHTGFVAMNPERHAASHWDFYQSLLRGDEEDAEAHRRFYDEYNAVLDMAAEYYLQTIRVVFQEFSLAEGTWEVNGELVRPQDIRKTALFTIEGELDDISGSGQTRAAHELCTGIPEKDRRHFTAEKCGHYGIFSGRRWRTIIYPQLRDFILEHTPKAPTRKTEERVEA; this is translated from the coding sequence ATGCTCTATCAAATTCACGAATTCCAGCGGGCATTGTTGAGCCCGCTCACCGCCTGGGCTCAGGCTGCCTCGAAATCGTTTGCGAATCCGGCCAGTCCGCTCGCCTATGTGCCGGGCGCCACCCGCCTGTCCGCTGGCTACGAACTGCTGTACCGGCTCGGCAAGGATTACGAGAAGCCCGAGTTCAACCTGCACCAGATCGTCAAGGACGGCCACAACATTCCCATCGTCGAGCAGACGATCGTCGAAAAGCCGTTTTGCCGGCTGATGCGCTTCAAGCGCTATTCGGACGACAGCGATGCCGTGACGCAGCTGAAGGAAGAACCCGTCGTGCTGGTGTGCGCACCGCTGTCGGGCCACCATTCCACGCTCCTGCGCGACACCGTCAAGACGTTGCTGCAGGATCACAAGGTGTACATCACGGACTGGATCGACGCGCGCATGGTGCCGATCGAAGACGGTACGTTCGATCTCGACGATTACATCGCGTACATCCAGGAATTCATCCGCCACATCGGCGCGAAGAATCTGCACGTGATCTCGGTGTGCCAGCCAACCGTCCCGGTGCTCGCGGCCATTTCGCTGATGGCGAGCCGAGGCGAGGACACGCCGCGCACCATGACGATGATGGGCGGCCCGATCGACGCGCGTAAGAGCCCCACGGCCGTCAATTCGCTGGCGACGCAGCATTCGATCGAATGGTTCGAGAACAACGTCATTTACAACGTGCCGCCGAACTATCCGGGCTTCGGCCGCAAGGTGTACCCGGGCTTTCTGCAGCACACGGGCTTTGTCGCGATGAATCCGGAACGTCACGCGGCTTCGCACTGGGACTTTTACCAGAGCCTGCTGCGCGGCGACGAAGAAGATGCGGAAGCACACCGCCGTTTCTACGACGAATACAACGCGGTGCTCGACATGGCCGCGGAATACTATCTGCAGACCATCCGCGTCGTGTTCCAGGAGTTCAGCCTCGCCGAAGGCACGTGGGAAGTGAACGGCGAACTGGTGCGCCCGCAGGACATCAGGAAGACCGCGCTCTTCACCATCGAAGGCGAACTCGACGACATCTCCGGCAGCGGCCAGACGCGCGCCGCGCATGAGCTGTGCACGGGCATCCCGGAGAAGGACCGCCGTCACTTCACGGCGGAAAAGTGCGGCCACTACGGCATTTTTTCGGGCCGTCGCTGGCGCACCATTATCTATCCGCAGCTGCGCGACTTCATCCTCGAGCACACGCCGAAAGCGCCCACGCGCAAGACGGAAGAGCGCGTCGAGGCATAG
- the rsxB gene encoding electron transport complex subunit RsxB — translation MTVTESRTFADLIEDLLPQTQCTKCGYPDCRAYAEAIARDEASYNQCPPGGAEGVARLAKLLGKPVIPLNLDHGVERARPVAFIDENLCIGCTLCMQACPVDAIVGAPKQMHTMVAELCTGCDLCVPPCPVDCIEMIPVTGDKTGWDAWSQPQADAARMRHDRRRARLAAEREAAEARAAAKRAAAVSASSPVPAAPAAGPAPTEATVETAAAPVADAEARKRAIIQAALERARAKKAENAAQGLGPRNTTHISAETQAQIDEAEARRRRLGMTDDSSESVPTQDVDQPKKS, via the coding sequence TTGACCGTGACAGAATCCAGAACATTCGCGGATCTCATCGAAGATCTGCTGCCCCAGACGCAATGCACGAAGTGCGGCTATCCCGACTGCCGCGCTTACGCCGAAGCCATCGCGCGAGACGAGGCCAGCTACAACCAGTGCCCGCCCGGCGGCGCGGAAGGCGTCGCGCGGCTCGCGAAGCTGCTCGGCAAGCCGGTGATTCCCCTGAATCTGGATCATGGCGTCGAGCGGGCACGGCCAGTCGCGTTCATCGACGAAAACCTGTGCATCGGCTGTACGCTGTGCATGCAGGCTTGCCCCGTCGATGCAATCGTCGGCGCACCGAAGCAGATGCACACGATGGTCGCCGAACTGTGCACGGGCTGCGACCTGTGCGTGCCGCCCTGCCCCGTCGACTGCATCGAGATGATCCCCGTCACGGGCGACAAGACAGGCTGGGATGCGTGGAGTCAGCCACAGGCCGACGCCGCGCGCATGCGACACGACCGTCGCCGCGCCCGCCTCGCTGCGGAGCGCGAAGCGGCCGAGGCGCGCGCGGCGGCCAAACGCGCGGCGGCGGTATCGGCCAGTTCGCCGGTTCCGGCGGCGCCCGCCGCTGGCCCCGCCCCGACAGAGGCAACAGTCGAAACAGCCGCCGCGCCCGTCGCCGACGCCGAAGCCAGGAAACGCGCGATCATCCAGGCCGCGCTCGAACGCGCGCGCGCGAAGAAAGCGGAAAACGCCGCGCAAGGTCTCGGCCCGAGGAACACGACCCATATCAGCGCGGAAACGCAAGCGCAGATCGATGAAGCCGAGGCACGCCGTCGCCGGTTGGGCATGACTGACGACAGTTCCGAATCCGTTCCCACGCAAGACGTCGATCAACCCAAAAAGTCCTGA
- a CDS encoding c-type cytochrome — MKKHPHALHTVVKAACATLALAGFVVASNAHAADVANGKALSESHNCAACHGPNLNKPVTPEYPKLAGQHADYVYWALRQYQMGTGNPHLGRNNAIMQAQVQSLSPGDMKDIAAYIESLDGDLVQKK, encoded by the coding sequence ATGAAGAAGCATCCCCACGCACTTCATACGGTGGTCAAGGCTGCATGCGCGACGCTTGCGCTGGCCGGTTTTGTCGTCGCATCGAACGCGCACGCGGCGGATGTCGCCAACGGCAAGGCGCTCTCCGAGAGCCACAACTGCGCGGCCTGCCACGGCCCGAACCTGAACAAGCCCGTGACGCCCGAGTATCCGAAGCTCGCCGGTCAGCACGCGGATTACGTCTACTGGGCGCTGCGCCAGTATCAGATGGGCACGGGCAACCCGCATCTCGGCCGTAACAACGCGATCATGCAGGCGCAGGTGCAAAGCCTGTCGCCGGGCGACATGAAGGACATCGCCGCCTACATCGAATCGCTCGATGGCGACCTCGTGCAGAAGAAGTAA